In one Carassius carassius chromosome 14, fCarCar2.1, whole genome shotgun sequence genomic region, the following are encoded:
- the dnph1 gene encoding 2'-deoxynucleoside 5'-phosphate N-hydrolase 1, which yields MNIYFCGSIRGGRQDVNIYQRIVHKLQQYGTVLTEHVSSGSLSEKGEDAALDGDKAIHDRDVEWLMKSDVIVAEVTQPSLGVGYELGRAVALNKRVFCLFRPSSGKVLSAMIRGASTNSLFQVQDYTEEEVESILEKYFDSIAKN from the exons ATGAACATATATTTTTGCGGAAGCATCCGCGGAGGAAGACAAGACGTGAATATTTACCAGAGAATAGTGCATAAGTTGCAGCAGTATGGCACGGTTTTGACGGAGCACGTGAGCTCTGGTAGTCTGTCTGAAAAGG GTGAAGATGCGGCTTTGGATGGAGATAAAGCCATTCATGATCGAGATGTGGAGTGGCTGATGAAGTCTGATG TGATCGTAGCGGAGGTGACACAGCCGTCTTTAGGAGTGGGTTATGAGCTCGGCCGAGCTGTGGCACTCAACAAAAGGGTTTTCTGTCTCTTCAGACCTTCTTCTGGAAAAG TGCTGTCTGCCATGATCAGAGGAGCGTCCACAAACTCTCTCTTCCAAGTCCAGGACTACACAGAGGAGGAAGTCGAGAGTATCTTGGAGAAATATTTTGATTCTATCGCCAAGAATTGA